The region ctattatactagtatgtttccgtttatctatcaagatgtgatctatttggttgtgtgttaatccatctggagaagtccaagtatatttatgtatatccttatgggggaatgttgtacttttgacaattaaatttttcgatgtggcaaagttgactaatctaactccattgtcactactggttacgtgtaggctctcttttccaatagttggtctaaaaatatcctcctgtcctactttagcgttgaaatcccccaataaaattttcatgtgatatctaggtaactgatcaaaagcaTGTTCCAATTCcttatagaagctatcctttatatggtcgtctttctcttctgtaggggtgtgagcatttataactatgatgtcgcaccatctacccttaagtactaaatatgataagcagtcgtggacagccgataaggggtggtcctccagcttggaggttgggcgaagggctaacaacccatcaccgtaaaaaaaaaaaacagcttgttacgaatccctacaataagcctcggaataggactgattctctggcacgaccacagcaaaggaataaggttttgagatttggtacttggaacgtaactagtctttatagaacagaaggggtaacattagtagctaaagaactagctagatatagaatagatttcgtgggagtacaagaggttaggttagatggaaatggcatatcacaaataggagattacttgttgtattatggggaaggaaacaataatcaccaattaggaacaggattctttgttcataaaagaaagtTGATCACTACGTGAAAGTTTATTTAATACTCTTTTCAAACAAAACTCAATAGGTAGGCATACATTGTGCGACtaaaatgagtgaataatggtttaatattttaattaggtGCATTCTTATCATCAACATAGGTCATATGAATGTGAAAGTTCATTGAATACATTATTGGattaaaaatatgtaggcctataacattatggaaataaaataagtcattaaaaGTTTGATGCATTTTAATTGGATACATTCTCGGCATCGACATTGATCATATCCATGTGAATGTTCACTTACTGGTACTACTATCCTTAAATTAGACTTAAAATGTGTAATGGGACTAAATTCAGATAACAAACGTTTCATGTATTTTAATTGAGTTCAATGTCAACATTGTTATTGCTCATATCAATTTAAGATTACACACCATATACCATTTTACGACACAAATTACAAGCGTTTATTAGGAAAGTACTTGATATATTGAGATACTAATGCAGCAAATGTCATTGAAGTGTTCATTTCAATTAGTAGCAAAATTTCGAGTGAGAAGAACTCATATGCAGAAGTATTTTCTTTCTACCAgcgtacatttttatttaaataattatgtcgACAAGTATTATACACGAATATGTGACAGGAGGTTGTATACTTCAGTCCAGACAGAACCCCGACGTGCCAGAACTCTCCTGGAAAAATACTAACCTAGCTTTtagtaaatttatataatttcagcgCGACGGAGCGCCAGCATACAACACCTTTGATGTTATAACTCATCTCAAGAAAAGTTTGGACTCAAATGGATGAGTGCTGTTGTTCTGTCATATTGCCATCAAGATTGTTTTTGGCCAAGGGCTATTCTCAGACATGAATGTGAATTCCGTCTCTATTGATTACCTGGCTAGGTTTTACCTGCGGTTTTCTAATTATAAGGGAGCTGGCAGTAATTCCTTAGTTAATCTCCGACTTACTTCGCCGGAAGTCACTTAGCTGCCACCGAAGCTTTATAAACTCGTAGTTAGTAATAACGAAATAACAGGTCAAATTTGTTTGATgaaatatcaataattttttcACGACAATTATCGGATTCGAGACAAAAATGTCCATGGTTTATCTTTGGCTAAGAAAAGGTGTGCACGCCTCTAGAGAATCTAGAGCATATACCTACGTCAGTCCAATATCTATTACATTACAACTCCAATAATTATTCGAATCTATTGTCAAGAAATTTAGAAATAGTTTATTGAGTGATAAACAATACTTTTCTTTACTCCAAAGACTAAGCAATATATTGCAGGACGTATTCACTATCTTCTACTTTCTGTCAGAATAGCGTGAGATACGATTGATGGCTCAGTTACTGCTCCGTTGTGCAGCAGTTCGGTAATTCCTTTTAATCTTTCATTGTAAGTATTTAAAATACAATGttcctttttaaatatttgtactgcttttctcttaaaatactgaataGTAGTTCTTTTTAGTACCAATGCATCCACTGCATTTTCACAATACTCGTGCAGTAATATGTTGTTAGACCAATTTCCATTTTTGGCTCAATTATTAGAACTTCTGCATATCTGCATAATTCCGAGCCCTCAAAATTAGAGTTATGCTATACTATGACATTTCGTCGCGCTGTTAGTGGTCACATTTTACATAGATATtgtaaattttgttacatttaaatgCCCTACAGTGTAGCAATCCTTCGTTAGTGATATTTAAGAAATCAAAATTGTTACTCGTTACCGGTACCGTTCTATATGTAACGTGCCCCAGAATGATTGCTccagttttaatattattagtttCTGAAACTATATTACTATTAAGTGTAAAGCTACCACATCTCCATGCACTGACTATTCTTGTAAAAAAAGGAACTGTTAGAAAATGGCGCTATCGAAATCTCAGACAACATTTTCTGTCCTGAATTTAGGAGCTCATTGTTCTGTTTTGACTGTAGGAAGAGAAAGACGAGTTTATTTTCCAGGAAGATGGTGCATCACCTCACTTTACCAATCATGTGTGCATATCAACGAGCAATTTCCTTAGTTGGATTGAGCGTTGCACTTTGATTGCTTGATGGCTTGCGTACTCTCATGACCTGTGATCTAACCCATatctactattttttttaatgtagggATACGTAAGGGACAATTTTACGTTCCTTCTTTGCCAATAACCTATGGCAACGCATCACAGCTGGGGCGCAAGAGATGATTTTATTGATGAGACGTAGCCCATTGTGTGGGAGGAGTTGAAATATCATCTAGATGTGTGCCGTGTGGCCAGAGGttcaaatatagaaaatatgtaatatatcaaACAATACTTGGACAGATTACATGTTCATTGCCGCTTATTGCGTTGCTGTAATGTAAACAGTTACAGAAATAAACTACTGTAAAATTGGAGCAATCATTTTCGGACACGGTGTAGTAACGAGGCCTTACCGTCTATTAGTCCCATCATTTCAAACATTATGACAATAATTCCCTAACACCCTGGAAAATTTTTCGGTAAAGTTAGAATAATTTATTCTCTATAAATATTTATCTTCTTTAGCAAGTCTTGGCGAAGTCTTGGAGAGAGAGATCATATGTCTGAAGAGCATCTTCTGCATCTTGCTGCTCCTTAGAATAGTCACTTTGCTTACGGAACGCCACCCAGTACAAGGCTGTGGAAAGACAAACAATCGTGAAAACCTGAAGTGGCAGAACAAACTATTCTTGTGCAAAACTAGTACTTACGAGATGGACTAAACTCCTGAGGGCATCCTCCTAGCACGATGAAGTTATCGTAGTCCGTGGCAAACACGTAGTAGTTGGCGTCCCACTCAGCTGCAACACAGGAAAGTACAATCATTTCACTGTCTCACTTTTTGCCAGATTGTAGATCATACTGTAGCTACAATGCcaacaaaatttcaaattatttataattagaataaaattggACGTATCATTCtcttctaattttaatttcttagatGTTCTTTCCATAGCATCAATCActtaaattgtttattatttttaaataaaccaaAGGTACTCTATctcttgtgttttatttaataatgaggTGTGCCAATGTTATAGCAGCATACCATGATACAAACGAATTTAATACGAATAACAATAATCTACATACTAAAATTTTTTCTAGTGGATTTTATATAATTAGAGTATGTTCATTTTAAATATGCAGTCAGATTGCATATCACATCACAATTTTtcacaaaatacaatttaaacaaTTGTGTTCTTTTCATGAGTTTCATCTGCATGCTAAtgtatgttatgtttctcttgaAAGAAGGTTAATAGTGATTGGGGTAAATTAATTTGCAAAATACTGTACACAGAGTGGCCAGAACCTAAGAGTGTCTCAATTACTAAGGAACTTTGGCTTTTTTGAACTTCTGCAGTGGCTGGAATCAGGAATGCCTCGCTGCAATCATAAGCAATATTCAGCTATCTTAATTATGTTCCATCTGCTTTGATATCTTCGTTCCAAAATCTGTATATCTTGATGGAAATGCTCACTGTCTTCCTCACATATAGCACCAAGATTGAGGGAAAGACATATATGTGGCTGTGCAGAAAATGCATCTTGACACTCATATTTACTCCTAAACTCTGATACACTCTCAACAAAGTTTCTATTAGAACCTCATAGTTGTCTGCCCTGAAGTTGCCAAGAAAGTTTCTTACAACACCAGAAAAGCACACCAAGCATCCCTCTCCAAGGTTTTCATGATTTTCAAcaattatttatctttcattagaAGCCTTATTTGTCATCTGTCTAAAATTCCAGCTTTCAACATCTCATGTGCAAGTACAGGACATTTAGAGCACATATAGTTGAAGCAACCACCGTCTTTGTCATTAGAACCTTCACACACTGCTTCATAAGACGTAACTTTATATGAAGTGAGAGTAATAATATCTTCTTCGGTTCAAGAAGAGACTCATGCTGGATATCCTTGTCATCAACGTGAAACTCAACTTTGATAGGCCACTCTTTCACTAGAACTGAAACTTTCAAATATGGTGAACGTAGGAATGGGAATGTCATTGTTGTGTAGCTGaggtaaattaagatattgaatggagtgttttcactttttgttaaagCCTGATCTCAACAACACAAAAGTAACAGTCTTCCGTGTGATCTCTGTTCCCACAACACCGTTGGAACTCCAAAACTGAGGCTTTTCTCTCTCCCATAGTCCACTGCCTGAGAGTTTCAACACGTATTACACACTTTATGTGGTGTATGATATCCTTTGgaaacaaatttgatttatttgttCTTTGCTTTGGTGTTGTAAACAGCCACAAATATAGAAGGATATTTTTGAgttctttttatattttcgaTGAACAGCGGTCATTCTCACAGGACTCTGCAACAGAGCAAATAAATGAAGTTTCCATTTGAGGAAAAACCTGGCAAGATGGAAAAATGGATATGATTTATGGATTTAGCGCCCTCAAATTAATAAAGATCAGCTGTTCTTTGCAGTCAGCAAAATTGACGTACAccagtttaatttcaatacaattcCCAATTTCACATGTCTTCAAGAATACATAtttggaaaacgtattgtatgtctttcacgtattaaattttatgttactttgttaacatgtttcggcctgctattggccatcatcagaactcaaaatgtaacacgtgaaagacatataatacgttttccaaagtgatatagtgttaaaagatgTGCAATCAAGGTGTAtaatacatatttctcatttccaGTATTATCGATGTACagcatttattttacatttcaagtGGGAGAAAATTCACGTtcataatgtattattgtatttctgGTTCGCGACAGGCAGTGCAGCATTCCCCCATGAGGAGAAACATTGACGCAAGTGCAAAAACCTAATTTGTTCAGGAGAGGCATTTAaagttttttcaaatgtttaaaatgATATAACATATCTTAATTACGCACTAGTAGTACTTCTATGGATTTAaatgatttatcatttatataGCTATCATATGTTATTGTGTCTTTCATGGTATTTCGTAAATTAACCCTTTCAGGAGACATTTAAGGATAACATACCACTCAATTTTGTCATTGTTAGCCTACGATTTTGTTATCTTTTTCAAACCTTGAATGACgattttaagggaagaggatggtattttttggtgaaaaatgagtaaattttcaaaaaaaactttttttccttaaaatactctgtgatatgtgtagaatacattgtataatattttgtgggtatttgtgtccttatcggttgttgagacgccatgtttaaacttcctgcgctctggatttttaaatcacaccgccctttgtttgttgtttccggaacttcattttttttttcaaaaccaaatttttctttaaaatactctgtgatgtgtgtggaatacattgtataacattttgtgggtatctgtgcccttattggatgttgagacgccatttttaaagttcctgcgctctggattattaaatcacaccccctttgattgccgtttctggaactttatttttttttttgctacattgccagacaaaaatcgatataatttttgaactattaaagatgtatgactgaaatttagaatacacattctctagactactaggaaacttttctctgtaacggaatttccctaattgatttcattttaaaaataagtctctctgtttgcaagaaagaaaataaaaaaatgttattaaattttaattgtttattttacaaatctaggaactaatatcaaaattctgttacagacagtttgtagagcgtgcttttacaaataaattgtaacaaacggtttgaatttatctttaaaaatggcttagatatatcgagtttagtaaaatcctgcattcggtacattttctttttcaaatctggctcccaaataattttttcaaaatatttatatttggttgagttgctatagccatgagctctctacatacaaaaaattaatatttgacaccaaataggaaaaaagttttaaaaattactatcctctccccttaaatgaaaacaacttaattgtaaaagtaatttttattttatgaagaataAATTCAAAACAGTAAATTGCATAAATTATCGTAATACTTTGGTATTATATTAGTGtttattaatttcaggaggtcaTCCCTATTTCTCCCCGGGAGGACTATTTTTGTGGTGTAAGTCTGGTTTAGTCTTAAATTCTTGTATTGTTTGTTAGCATGACTGATTCCTGTTTTCGTAATGATAAATTCACTGTTGTAGGAGACTTTGTAGCTGTATGTTATCTGTACCATTTTTACATCTGACAGCTCTATGGGGTTTCTAAACATCTTTCTCTTAGTTTTCATCCATTCTTGTGGTTTCCTTTGTgtctttttctcatttttatctgatgaacttttttttctgtttttctgccGATAATTTACTTTcagccaaatatatatatatgtatatatatatatatatatatatatatatatatatatatacacacattatttAAACGAATTTTCAGCGATATTGGCAATTACAGCCTTTTTATGTATCTCCAATCTTCAATATTGTAGAATTTATAAATATGAGTCACGTAGCTGTCGTAGGTTGTGTGTTCGATGTTCATTACAATGATAATGATGTGAACACTcaacaatttaattattattgaaacttacTCTCTAAATATTAAGTTTTTAAGCTGAATTACTCGTTGTTCAGAAGGATGTGTAATTGTGAAGTGAGAACAGGTATGAAAGGTTTAAATTAAACTCAATCTCAGTTGGCATTAGAACTATCATTAGAAGCCACTTAGACCATATGTGCTAGACATGTGTACGAGAAAAGAGCAGGGGAGAAGAATCTTCTAGTTTAGATGTGCCTATTCCAAGTATCCTTTCTCGTTTATaaaataccggtaataaataGGAAGGGACACGGTGAAGCAATGGGATGGACACTGAAGAAATAATACCTCGCTACCGCCAACAAACAACTCTTCTTCCCCATGCATTGAGATCgggttaaatgtaaattattgacACCGATCTACACTGTCATTCAATTTCTATCAAGCCATGCTAAATTTGGTCCCTATTTCgaaaaatttcataataatgTTACAAATGATAACCTCTGTAAATGCAGTGAACAATGCATACTATTTACCACCTTCTATTTAATGCCCAATTTCTTTTTGGAGAGAATGATATGTTAACATCACATTTATATAGCCTAAACGTAATGATGCATATTGCCCTCCTCGTTTCAGAATATTTGTTAGACTTTGAGGTTATGAATACTTTCTCAGTTTTACTTGGCATATTGTCAAAGTTTGTAAACGTATAGGCTATGTGTtgctataaattattattaattattttcaggtacaaccctaatatacttcAGGTTAAATCTAGTTTTTGTACGTTTTAGAGTcagtaatgataatattattaagattaataattgtaagtaaACCAAAATATTTATTCTTCTCATTTGTTGTGCGTAGTATGAGTTATGGTGGAAGTTTTTACTAACTCATTTTCTGTCAATATTATTATGCTTATACAATTATTTACTTCTATGTAGTCTACACATATTGCTGTAGGTGTGATGTTATGCTGCATACTGGGAAGTAAATGTATTCCTtgttacaatttaaaacaatatcTTGTCAGTTTATCATTTTTAAATCTCAACGTTCCAATGCACAGTATAATAAGTCCCTGGATATGAGTTCCTTTGGTATCTAAAACTTTAGGCCTACATCGACCTGCCAAAAATGAAGGAAGGAATCTGTTGTGGGATATTGATGAATCTAAAAGATCAATTATAAATTTCGCACGTATGGCCAAGAGTTGCATATTTATTGTGAACTCGTAAAAGAATGCGAATCTTTACCCTAAAATTTCTGAAATTGTACATGGTAATATATCCCTGAGTGCAATACAACACCAGTCATATGGCGAAGAGCAAAACACACATTCGTTCCCTCCACATTTaggaaaacaataaataaaaacttacatCTTTTGCCTTTCCATTCCAGAACGTTCTTCTTTACGGTTACTTCTGAATTGTACTCTAAGCGTACTGGGTTTGTATTTCTGTAGATAGAAAAATCATGTATTATACAatcaaagaaagtaaacttgtaTCCACTCTTTCACAACATGTTATTGTACAGCTTCTTAATTAGCTAATTAAAATACAGTCTTAACTTTCTTCTGTCTGCTATTGCtcatttctttaatataaatCGTGTGTGCCTAAGTAAAATAacgtaacaaaaataaaaagcaatAACTTTCAAACCAAtgattatgtttttttattatgtttgatTTATAAGCATGAAATATACTGGGAGTTTACTTAAACAATTTCCATATGCGCCTCCAAATATTTTGCAGTACTATACCTTATGTGATTGTTGATATGACATCTCTAATAATTTCATGTAAGACTTGAAGTTTCTTTATGGGCGTCCTATAAAGCCTGTCTTTTACATAAGAATCTATAGTAGTTAAATCTAGCTGATGGTGGGCCAAGAAATGTAGCTTCATATCTTTGTAAACTCAAGCCATACTGTCCAGCAAGCAGCTGTACAACTCTGAGAGCTGGGAAAGGGAGGGGTAGGTTCTCAATCCAATTACCTGGACTAGGGGTCATTATAGTATTCGTGCGAAAAACACTTGCCTCAACCACGAGAATAGTTGGGCTATATAGTATGGTGaatgtatgtacatttttctctatttgtgtatttcaaattctGACGAGATATTATATTCCTCATGTTAGAGAAAGTAAAATATCAGATACATAATCGttgttttttcatttaaaaattctttCAGAAATATATTGGAGTCTCATATatagttattcattttattttgaaaaataaatgcaaCGATATTATGCTTTTAGAGAAATGGAGTAAAAGATTTATTTACTTTCGCctaaaaaagtaattaatatttctatattacTATGTCAAATTCAAATTTGTGAAGGTTGCAAACAAAACTGTCATttccaaaataatattattttaggaaatggGTAAAACTACATCGAACCTTCACTTTACTACAAAGTGAACGACAATTTTATGTGTCGTGCATGTTACGTCCAGTGTTATAATGTTAGGAATAATCATGATTTTAGTCAAATTTCGtgcattttatagacaaaaatattttggaaatatcctgtttcattttgaaatattgagAGAAATGTTCACTCTTGTTCGAATAATGCTGTTTGACATTTACAACAGTAAAACACTTACATCAACTGTATTATGGAGtaacgaatataacattacaatctTCGAGCTATAGGGGGTCCAGAGCACATAGGCCCTACATTaccaaaatatatacatatatttaatttcattttgacACTCTAACAGGAAAATATATTCCCCAGACCTCCACTGTGGGAAGATGGCGGCCTGGATGGTGCTTACTACATAATCACCCGTACTATAAaggttcactacatcgtatcgcactgctcgtacgaatcgcacgcaacggatattttaagtgcagtgcgttcactgtaacggcttcacctcatcggattcccctatcagctgtttaaaacatgacgtcgtacgatgttgacattactgaaagcaaaggagttgaggttaggtctattaattacgtctgttagcgaataagaatttgtaattgcttcatgcgtcttaattgaagaggaagaaacgaaagaaatattggttacgtgatatatttgcaagaaatgacttgattactgtaatgggaacgcctcaaattatataattcttcgcaattttctacacgcgaaataagttttccgtctgccattttggcgcgacactgaacatggcacaacataatagtaacagttgaccaattaaaattgatttattaaagaaggccatgatcgcacgcatcggaaaagttgcccatccgagaaacgtggacggatttgccgtgaggcgatgcgtccgatacgatgtagtgaacgcggttacataacaattacagcaaagatagtctttttccgatccgtgcgattcgtccgatgcgtgcgatacgatgtagtgaacgcggttacataacaattacatcaaagatagtctttttccgatccgtgcgattcgtgcgatacgatgtagggaacgcttaccttaacacaataatttcaattaaaaaacatttattcttcaCTGTCATTGTACTGTATCctgaaaaaaatgaatatattataacacttttacaataatttcaattagcaaTAATATATCACTCTTGCACATAGAAGTGGAAGTGACCGAATGAATGGTAAGgtaattgcaacacatacacAATGTTGGAAATGCCggtttttaatacaaaaatatattgaaaatattggcattagtACTATACGGAATTATCCGGTTTTGATACAAAATACTAATTTTACCATAGGCCCTACCGTTTCTTATGGAAAGTAACTAATGTAAGCTTACTCGTTAGCCTGCTGAAATAGAGGAACAAAATAAGATTAGAAACAGAAGAATAAATTGCTTTCTAACATATTTTAGCACTAAGTCATTCCTCTCGACCTGtgctacagaacatgtgttcttATGACTGGCTACCTGCTCTTCCTAGGCCAGTTATAAATAAGTTACTTGCAtccatgtttataaatttcatttttaaatgagAGATTTGCTTACAAGTACGGTAACATCGAAACCTGATGTAAAAAATAAACACTTTCTCGTACTTCTATTAATTTCAAATGCTCATTTTATAAGCATAACAATGATATTAAAGAGATCTTAATATACGAAGATGTCTAGTATGTGCCAAAagaaacag is a window of Periplaneta americana isolate PAMFEO1 chromosome 12, P.americana_PAMFEO1_priV1, whole genome shotgun sequence DNA encoding:
- the LOC138710262 gene encoding lazarillo protein-like, whose product is MLVVLLAVVCLVGAAQSCDLKTSKQDDLIPERLVGEWYAFYTFPKNFSNCYSCYNASYTLTSKDQLYVKNIYYDKRNTNPVRLEYNSEVTVKKNVLEWKGKRSEWDANYYVFATDYDNFIVLGGCPQEFSPSPLYWVAFRKQSDYSKEQQDAEDALQTYDLSLQDFAKTC